From the Hydrogenimonas thermophila genome, the window GCATTGGGATTTGGGTACACAGAAGTTGGAACAGTTACGCCAAAGCCACAACCTGGAAATCCAAAACCAAGACTTTGGCGGCATGTTAAAGAAGAGAGCCTGCAAAATGCTATGGGCTTTAACAACAAAGGAAGCTTCTATATGCAAAAGAAGCTTAAAAAACGCTACCCTTATGTAACACCAATTGGAGTTAATATTGGAAAAAACAAAGTAACTCCTGAAAATGAAGCTTTAAAAGATTATGAGCACGGAATTAAAGCATTTAGAGAGCTTTGTGATTATCTTGTAATCAATATATCATCACCAAACACCCCTGGACTTCGCAATCTACAAAATGAAACTTTTATAGATGCACTTTTTGATATGGCAAAATCTCTTACAAATAAGCCAATTTTACTAAAAATTGCCCCTGATATGAGCAAAGAACAAGCAGTGGCACTATGTAGTAAAGCAGTTGAAGCTGGAGCAGATGGTATTATAGCAACAAATACAAGTATAGACTATTCGCTTGTTAAAGAGCCTAAAGATGTTGGTGGTATCAGCGGTCGTGTTATTAGAGACAAAAGTTTTGAAATATTTGATGCCATAGCTGATGAACTTTATGGAAAAACTGTTCTTATCTCAGTTGGCGGCATAGATAGTGGTTATGAAGCCTATAGACGTATCCGTGCAGGAGCTAACTTGGTACAAGTTTTAACTGGACTCATCTTTAAAGG encodes:
- a CDS encoding quinone-dependent dihydroorotate dehydrogenase, whose protein sequence is MINYEKVKPLFFKLDPEDAHHLVANTLQIGELIPQLFNPFIKRNFVDDERLHQEIFGCKFLNPVGLAAGFDKDAEMIRSMTALGFGYTEVGTVTPKPQPGNPKPRLWRHVKEESLQNAMGFNNKGSFYMQKKLKKRYPYVTPIGVNIGKNKVTPENEALKDYEHGIKAFRELCDYLVINISSPNTPGLRNLQNETFIDALFDMAKSLTNKPILLKIAPDMSKEQAVALCSKAVEAGADGIIATNTSIDYSLVKEPKDVGGISGRVIRDKSFEIFDAIADELYGKTVLISVGGIDSGYEAYRRIRAGANLVQVLTGLIFKGPEIAGNINRTLLKLLEKDGFKNITEAIGADRK